In Acropora muricata isolate sample 2 chromosome 11, ASM3666990v1, whole genome shotgun sequence, one DNA window encodes the following:
- the LOC136890393 gene encoding uncharacterized protein gives MDWLSNFRYSPFGNFRKPPYVVLLGDVGTGKSTLVEKLTKTEGRSSDANESFTKDSVVFWIPDGSLIVADTPGSNALKDKLEHNVHVAAAINFRPVSRIFIVVKAETRIDTVVDNVRKYADRFLELPMDVVGVLVTHMDMVTWREIDFTPRIEDELGIDTIVFSCIITDHETLKQSILKTCSETHNLTVDDENFFKLFKIHSNHRKILQSTSDEVKKFSQKKRAFDEARRSFQGKDLVDLVFEFQAYMTDEIVQAQMRMSEKNNFTFHGDGAANEAGHVANMVNQLRMILYDIRTECLGYQSEHGVSELRKCPHCGLIWTKVEGCEGDTTCGNRPSAVNDLRDPSYAELGTFLFQWLDNGQLYISKRGRKSVLSERSSQGMYGCGRSINWKQMATVAVPSEFSETVKVGTSDIKTLPPTAANFRHELCGKLDSARKKLKLEIPPPHDSSDPPCANLDTSLSSTARDSQPSGTTTNNRKTAKPML, from the coding sequence ATGGATTGGCTGTCCAATTTCAGATATTCACCTTTTGGAAACTTCCGAAAACCACCATACGTCGTTCTTTTAGGTGACGTTGGTACGGGAAAATCCACTTTAGTGGAGAAGTTGACAAAAACTGAAGGCAGGAGTTCCGATGCCAACGAGAGTTTTACGAAGGACTCCGTCGTTTTCTGGATTCCTGATGGCAGCCTTATTGTCGCTGATACTCCAGGAAGCAATGCGTTGAAAGATAAATTGGAACACAACGTGCACGTAGCTGCTGCGATCAATTTTAGGCCTGTCTCAAGAATATTCATTGTTGTCAAAGCTGAGACACGTATTGATACTGTGGTTGACAATGTCCGCAAGTATGCAGATCGTTTCCTGGAACTTCCCATGGATGTGGTGGGCGTTCTAGTCACGCACATGGATATGGTAACCTGGCGAGAGATAGACTTCACACCACGGATTGAAGATGAGCTCGGTATAGATACGATCGTGTTTTCCTGTATCATCACAGACCATGAGACACTGAAGCAAAGTATTTTGAAGACCTGCTCTGAAACACATAATCTGACGGTGGACGATGAGAACTTCTTTAAGCTCTTCAAAATACACAGCAACCATCGAAAGATATTACAGTCTACCAGCGATGAAGTAAAGAAGTTTTCCCAGAAAAAGAGGGCTTTTGACGAAGCAAGAAGATCTTTTCAAGGCAAAGACCTCGTTGACCTTGTGTTTGAGTTCCAAGCATACATGACAGATGAAATTGTTCAAGCTCAAATGAGAATGTCCGAGAAAAACAACTTCACCTTTCACGGCGATGGTGCAGCTAATGAGGCGGGTCACGTGGCTAACATGGTGAATCAACTTCGCATGATACTCTACGACATCAGAACAGAATGTCTTGGCTACCAAAGTGAGCATGGTGTATCTGAATTACGCAAATGTCCTCACTGCGGACTCATTTGGACAAAGGTGGAAGGTTGCGAAGGTGACACAACCTGTGGAAATCGACCCAGCGCTGTCAACGACCTCAGGGACCCATCATACGCAGAGTTGGGTACCTTCTTGTTCCAGTGGCTTGACAATGGCCAACTTTACATCAGTAAGAGGGGCAGAAAATCCGTGTTATCGGAAAGAAGTTCGCAAGGAATGTATGGATGTGGTAGATCCATTAATTGGAAACAAATGGCAACAGTGGCGGTTCCATCTGAGTTCAGCGAAACGGTCAAAGTGGGAACAAGTGATATCAAGACCCTGCCACCAACTGCAGCGAATTTTCGACATGAGCTGTGTGGAAAGTTAGATAGTGCCAGGAAAAAACTGAAACTTGAGATACCACCACCTCACGACTCCAGCGACCCACCATGCGCAAATTTGGACACGTCTTTGTCTTCTACGGCTAGGGATAGCCAACCCAGTGGCACCACTACGAACAATAGGAAAACCGCGAAGCCGATGTTGTGA
- the LOC136891065 gene encoding uncharacterized protein isoform X2 has translation MDVVGVLVTHMDMVTWGEKEFTRLIDDELGIDMIVFSWITTDHKTLKKSIMKTCTETHNLTVDNENFFKLFKIHSNHRKILQSTSDEVKRFDEKKRAFDEARKAFTGKDLVDLVFEFHAYMTDEIVEAQKRMSEKNNFTFYGDGAANEAGHVANMVNQLRMILYDIRTECLSYQSEHGVSELRKCPHCGLIWTKVEGCEGDTTCGNRPSFVNDFRDPSYAELGTFSFQWLGDGCFYISKIGRKNIKSEKRSGAHYGCGKSINWKQMATVEVPSEFSKTVKVGTSDIKILPPSAENFKEELSGKIDAAGKKLKLDEPPPHDPSDPLLADLDTPSSPTASDSERIGTNSSSGKTVEPGRYSEPQSGYAAIATPPEFSETVKFRTSNLVTLPPAMQSVQEELPEMIESATRNLKLCKRRTPTTMKSP, from the coding sequence ATGGATGTGGTGGGCGTTCTAGTCACGCACATGGATATGGTAACTTGGGGAGAGAAAGAATTCACTCGACTGATTGATGATGAGCTTGGTATTGATATGATTGTGTTTTCCTGGATCACCACAGACCATAAGACACTGAAAAAAAGCATTATGAAGACCTGTACTGAAACCCATAACCTGACAGTGGACAATGAGAACTTCTTTAAGCTCTTCAAAATTCACAGTAACCATCGAAAGATTTTGCAGTCCACCAGCGATGAAGTAAAGAGGTTTGACGAGAAAAAGAGGGCTTTTGACGAAGCAAGGAAAGCTTTCACTGGCAAAGACCTCGTTGACCTTGTGTTTGAGTTTCATGCGTACATGACAGATGAAATTGTTGAGGCCCAGAAGAGAATGTCGGAGAAAAACAACTTCACCTTTTACGGGGATGGTGCAGCGAATGAAGCAGGTCACGTGGCTAACATGGTGAATCAACTTCGCATGATACTCTATGACATCAGAACAGAATGTCTTAGCTATCAGAGTGAGCATGGTGTATCTGAATTGCGCAAATGTCCACACTGCGGCCTCATTTGGACCAAGGTGGAGGGCTGTGAAGGTGACACAACCTGTGGAAATCGACCCAGCTTTGTCAACGATTTCAGGGACCCATCATACGCCGAGTTGGGCACCTTTTCGTTTCAATGGCTTGGCGATGGCTGCTTTTATATCAGCAAGATCGGCAGAAAAAACATAAAATCGGAGAAACGTTCAGGTGCTCATTATGGATGCGGAAAGTCCATTAATTGGAAACAAATGGCAACAGTCGAGGTTCCATCTGAATTTAGCAAAACAGTCAAAGTGGGAACAAGTGATATCAAGATCCTGCCACCAAGTGCAGAGAATTTTAAAGAAGAATTGTCAGGAAAGATAGATGCAGCCGGAAAAAAGCTGAAACTAGATGAACCACCACCTCACGACCCCAGTGACCCACTTTTAGCAGATTTGGACACCCCTTCGTCTCCAACGGCTAGCGATAGCGAACGCATTGGTACCAACAGCAGCAGTGGGAAAACAGTGGAGCCGGGGAGATATTCTGAACCACAGTCTGGATATGCAGCAATAGCGACTCCACCTGAATTCAGCGAAACTGTTAAATTCAGAACAAGTAATCTCGTGACCTTGCCACCAGCTATGCAAAGTGTCCAGGAAGAGCTGCCTGAGATGATAGAGTCAGCAACAAGAAACTTGAAACTGTGTAAAAGACGAACACCCACCACAATGAAATCACCCTAA
- the LOC136891065 gene encoding uncharacterized protein isoform X1, whose protein sequence is MAWWSSIKNSVLSNFRKPPYIVLLGDVGTGKSTLVEKLTKREGRSSNSNQSFTKDSKVFWVPDGSLIVADTPGSNALKDKLEHNVHIAGAINFRPVSRIFIVVKAETRIDAVVDNVRKYADRFLEFPMDVVGVLVTHMDMVTWGEKEFTRLIDDELGIDMIVFSWITTDHKTLKKSIMKTCTETHNLTVDNENFFKLFKIHSNHRKILQSTSDEVKRFDEKKRAFDEARKAFTGKDLVDLVFEFHAYMTDEIVEAQKRMSEKNNFTFYGDGAANEAGHVANMVNQLRMILYDIRTECLSYQSEHGVSELRKCPHCGLIWTKVEGCEGDTTCGNRPSFVNDFRDPSYAELGTFSFQWLGDGCFYISKIGRKNIKSEKRSGAHYGCGKSINWKQMATVEVPSEFSKTVKVGTSDIKILPPSAENFKEELSGKIDAAGKKLKLDEPPPHDPSDPLLADLDTPSSPTASDSERIGTNSSSGKTVEPGRYSEPQSGYAAIATPPEFSETVKFRTSNLVTLPPAMQSVQEELPEMIESATRNLKLCKRRTPTTMKSP, encoded by the coding sequence ATGGCATGGTGGTCCAGTATCAAAAATTCAGTCCTCAGTAACTTCCGAAAACCACCCTACATTGTTCTTCTAGGTGACGTTGGAACTGGAAAATCCACTTTAGTAGAGAAACTGACAAAAAGAGAAGGCAGAAGCTCGAACTCCAACCAGAGTTTTACGAAGGATTCCAAAGTTTTCTGGGTCCCTGACGGTAGCCTTATTGTTGCCGATACTCCAGGAAGCAATGCGTTGAAAGATAAATTGGAACACAACGTACACATTGCTGGTGCGATCAATTTTAGACCTGTCTCAAGAATATTCATTGTTGTCAAAGCTGAGACACGTATTGATGCTGTGGTTGACAATGTCCGCAAGTATGCAGATCGTTTCCTGGAATTTCCCATGGATGTGGTGGGCGTTCTAGTCACGCACATGGATATGGTAACTTGGGGAGAGAAAGAATTCACTCGACTGATTGATGATGAGCTTGGTATTGATATGATTGTGTTTTCCTGGATCACCACAGACCATAAGACACTGAAAAAAAGCATTATGAAGACCTGTACTGAAACCCATAACCTGACAGTGGACAATGAGAACTTCTTTAAGCTCTTCAAAATTCACAGTAACCATCGAAAGATTTTGCAGTCCACCAGCGATGAAGTAAAGAGGTTTGACGAGAAAAAGAGGGCTTTTGACGAAGCAAGGAAAGCTTTCACTGGCAAAGACCTCGTTGACCTTGTGTTTGAGTTTCATGCGTACATGACAGATGAAATTGTTGAGGCCCAGAAGAGAATGTCGGAGAAAAACAACTTCACCTTTTACGGGGATGGTGCAGCGAATGAAGCAGGTCACGTGGCTAACATGGTGAATCAACTTCGCATGATACTCTATGACATCAGAACAGAATGTCTTAGCTATCAGAGTGAGCATGGTGTATCTGAATTGCGCAAATGTCCACACTGCGGCCTCATTTGGACCAAGGTGGAGGGCTGTGAAGGTGACACAACCTGTGGAAATCGACCCAGCTTTGTCAACGATTTCAGGGACCCATCATACGCCGAGTTGGGCACCTTTTCGTTTCAATGGCTTGGCGATGGCTGCTTTTATATCAGCAAGATCGGCAGAAAAAACATAAAATCGGAGAAACGTTCAGGTGCTCATTATGGATGCGGAAAGTCCATTAATTGGAAACAAATGGCAACAGTCGAGGTTCCATCTGAATTTAGCAAAACAGTCAAAGTGGGAACAAGTGATATCAAGATCCTGCCACCAAGTGCAGAGAATTTTAAAGAAGAATTGTCAGGAAAGATAGATGCAGCCGGAAAAAAGCTGAAACTAGATGAACCACCACCTCACGACCCCAGTGACCCACTTTTAGCAGATTTGGACACCCCTTCGTCTCCAACGGCTAGCGATAGCGAACGCATTGGTACCAACAGCAGCAGTGGGAAAACAGTGGAGCCGGGGAGATATTCTGAACCACAGTCTGGATATGCAGCAATAGCGACTCCACCTGAATTCAGCGAAACTGTTAAATTCAGAACAAGTAATCTCGTGACCTTGCCACCAGCTATGCAAAGTGTCCAGGAAGAGCTGCCTGAGATGATAGAGTCAGCAACAAGAAACTTGAAACTGTGTAAAAGACGAACACCCACCACAATGAAATCACCCTAA